Within Actinosynnema pretiosum, the genomic segment GCCGCCGAGCACGGCCTGTGGTACCCGCCGGACCCGGCCAGCTCCCCGTGGTCCACCATCGGGGGGAACGTCGCCACCAACGCGGGCGGCCTGTGCTGCGTGAAGTACGGCGTCACCCGCGACTACGTCCTCGGCCTCCAGCTCGTCACCGGGACGGGCGACCTGGTCCGCCTCGGCCGCCGCACCGCCAAGGGCGTCGCGGGCTACGACCTGACCGGCCTCGTCGTCGGCTCCGAGGGCACCCTGGGCGTGGTCACCGAGGTGACCGTCCGCCTGCGCCCCCTCCCGCCTCCGGCGGTCACCGTGGCGGGCTACTTCCCGTCCGTCGTCACCGCCGGCGAGGCGGTCCGCGCGACGGCGGAGGCGGGCCTGACCCCGGCCGCGCTGGAGCTGGTCGACCGGCACTGCCTGCGCGCCGTGGACGAGTGGAAGCGCACCGGCGTCTCCGCCGACGCGGACGCCGTCCTCCTGGCCAGGTTCGACGACCCCGGCGGCGCGGCCGAGGCGGCGGCCGAGCGGGTGCTGGCCTGCTTCGAGGCGGCGGGCGCGACCTGGGCCGCCCGCTCCACCGACGAGGCCGAGTCCGAGGCCCTGTTCTCCGCGAGGCGCCTGGCCTACCCGGCGCTCGAACGCCTCGGCCCGGTCCTCACCGAGGACGTCTGCGTGCCCAAGGCCGAGGTCGCGCGGATGCTGGGGCGCGTCGAGCGGGCCGCCGAGCGCCACGACGTCACCATCGCGAACATCGCCCACGCGGGCGACGGCAACCTCCACCCCCTCCTCGTCACCCCACCGGGCGACGAGGCGGCGCGGGCACGCGCGCAGGCGGCGTTCGACGAGATCGTCGCGGCGGCCCTGGAGCTGGGCGGCACGGTCACCGGCGAGCACGGCGTCGGCCTGCTCAAACGACCGGGCCTCGCGGCCGAGCTGTCCCCGGAGGTGCTGGCGATGCACCGCGCCGTGAAGGCCGCGCTGGACCCTTTGGGCCTGCTCAACCCCGGCAAGGCGTTCTAGCCGCGGGCCGGGACCGCGGCCGGTCCCGGCCCGGCGGCGCTAGAACCGGTCCCGGCGGATCGCGTCCAGGAACCTGCTGAGGGCGGCGGGCGAGGTCCGGACGACCCCGGCGCCGGGCGCCTTGCTGTCCCGCACCCGGTCCAGGGTTCCGGCCACCTCGACGCAGTCGGACTGGGAGCCGCTCCTGCTGCTCTTGCGCCACTGCGGCGACGTCGGTTGAGCCATGCCTAGGGACCCTTCTCCTCGATCAGCTTCCGGATCAGTCGCACAGAGTCTGCCTCGTCCATCGAAACCGACAGAAGCTGGGCGCGCTGTCGAACGTAGATGTCGGTTTCCGCCGGGTCCACGAAGAACGCGCCCGACCTGGAGAGTTCCACGTGCACGATCGGCGGTTGGTGATCGAATTCGAGGAGCATGAAAGGGCTGATCAAGGCTGAGTGGCTGGCAGAGTTGACGGGAATCAGCCGGATCGCGACGCGCTCCCGCTCGGCCATGGCGACCAGGTGGCGCAGTTGCGCGCGGTGCGTGTGCTCGTCGCCCAGCCGCCGGTGCAGCACGGTCTCGTCGATGATCGCGGTGTAGTGGACCCGCTCCAGCATCCGCTGGCGGTGCGAGCGCCCCATCAGCCGCGCGCCGATGTCGTGGTCGGGGATGCCGTCGAGCCGCATGAACGCCGAGGCGGTCTCCATCGTCTGCAACAGGCCGGGGACCAGCAGCGGAGACCAGTTGGTGATCGACACCGCTTCGTTCTCATAGGTCGCGAGCGTCACCGACTCGTTCGGCAGCCCGGCCCGGATGGTCTCGATCCAAGCCGGTTCTTCCGGTGTGCGGGCCATCGCCATCAGGCGCTCGCGCTCGCCCCCGACGATCTTGAAGATCGCCAGGATGCCGCTGACCTCCTCCGAGTCGACCGGCCGCTTGCCGGTCTCCATGCGCGAGACCTTGGCCTCGCTCCAGCCCATCCGGTCGGCGACCTCCTTCATGGAGAGGCCGCTGCGCTTGCGGATCACCCTGAGTTGGGCACCGAGGCCCTGTGCCTTCTTCGCTGGCGTGCTCACCGACGCTCCTCATTCCGCAGCATTCCGCAGGTTCACCCGATCGGGGTGGTCAAAACTTGCGTTTGAACTTCTGATCTTGCGCAAGTCCTCATATTCTGTCGCAAGAGGGTCCCAGGGTGCGTGGGGATCTTCAAGGCGACACGTTCCTCTTCGGACGGTGCACGGACCGGCTTGAGGGCGCTCGACGTGATCAACTGCTTCGGGTGGTGTTGCCGGAATAACGACCCCTTGGACCTCACGGAAAGGCGTG encodes:
- a CDS encoding helix-turn-helix domain-containing protein, encoding MSTPAKKAQGLGAQLRVIRKRSGLSMKEVADRMGWSEAKVSRMETGKRPVDSEEVSGILAIFKIVGGERERLMAMARTPEEPAWIETIRAGLPNESVTLATYENEAVSITNWSPLLVPGLLQTMETASAFMRLDGIPDHDIGARLMGRSHRQRMLERVHYTAIIDETVLHRRLGDEHTHRAQLRHLVAMAERERVAIRLIPVNSASHSALISPFMLLEFDHQPPIVHVELSRSGAFFVDPAETDIYVRQRAQLLSVSMDEADSVRLIRKLIEEKGP
- a CDS encoding DUF397 domain-containing protein; translation: MAQPTSPQWRKSSRSGSQSDCVEVAGTLDRVRDSKAPGAGVVRTSPAALSRFLDAIRRDRF
- a CDS encoding FAD-binding oxidoreductase is translated as MSLLDALADLALPDPALTDPDVLASLSHDDAEWAPVGAPLAAVRPRTPEQVRDVVRACLAHGAPIVPRGAGTGLSGGANAVDGCIVVALDRMNRVLEIDPLERLAVVQPGVINDDLRKAAAEHGLWYPPDPASSPWSTIGGNVATNAGGLCCVKYGVTRDYVLGLQLVTGTGDLVRLGRRTAKGVAGYDLTGLVVGSEGTLGVVTEVTVRLRPLPPPAVTVAGYFPSVVTAGEAVRATAEAGLTPAALELVDRHCLRAVDEWKRTGVSADADAVLLARFDDPGGAAEAAAERVLACFEAAGATWAARSTDEAESEALFSARRLAYPALERLGPVLTEDVCVPKAEVARMLGRVERAAERHDVTIANIAHAGDGNLHPLLVTPPGDEAARARAQAAFDEIVAAALELGGTVTGEHGVGLLKRPGLAAELSPEVLAMHRAVKAALDPLGLLNPGKAF